The genomic region AATAATAATGCGGGTCATGTTATGAACTTTGTAAAGGTTTATCTAATGTTGGAATGAGGTTTGTAAGTAGATGAGTTTGTATATTAGCTTATGTGACATAAGAACAAACCGACTGACTTAATCCAAATCGTACTAAATATATCTATATATGTCTGTAATTtgtacgaaaaaaaaaaaaagaatctgtAATAAAATCTGCATAAAATAAACTCCGTATTAAGTTAAAGAGAAATTCAACATCGTAATAAAGTGGTTAAAATGACTGAGACATGTAAAGAAATACATACTAGTGGTCGTGGATCCCGTGAAGGTAGAACTTAAACGAGACGAAACAGTTGTAGATCTGATGAATGGGGACGAAGCTGGGGAGAAAAGGGGGGATAAAGAGATTCTAGATAAAGCTGATTTCCCTCGGTTAAGCCATGAAGCCGCCATTTTCTTGGTTTTTTGAGAGGAGAGAGATGGAAAAGGACGGAGTCTAACGAGTGAGTAAGAGAATGAGTGGATATGTAATTATGGGTGTGTATGTCAATATTTATCTGAAATTCTAAAAATATACTTAAGTAATAGTAGTGAATTACTGAGTTTCAGTATTTAAAGTTTAATATTTTTATGCACGGTATttaaattttaatatttttataaaattatttacgAGGTGGTATATAATATTGATACTttataattgtttacatttgtcatCATTATATTTTACCTGGATAAATAAAAGTTAAAACTGAAAATTAGCTAAGACAATTGATGAGTCACGAGTTTATATTCtgatgaaaatatttttatagCATAAAATTAATGAGGTTCAGTTTATATTTTttctttcaattttcaattttttttttcaattttcagtTTAAATTTATTCATTATAGTTTTATatcaaattttttattttaattaaaataatatagtttagagtttaatgaaaataatataatttggtaaaaagattaattttaatgaaaatatcatagatgaattaaattgtaattgttagtttccttatttagtgaatggaCATAAGTATAATTAGTTTCCTCTTTTGAGAATATGCTTTTTGATGGGAAAAAGATAGAGTTtgtctattcatttagtaaataggggattttaataaaataagtttttttcgaaacataattaataccaaaaattttattttttcaaaataaaatattcttttttacatttaaaaaacacaattatgaactatttttaaaaataaaacataaactATTTGAGCTTTCGTGGTAtgagaaaatgaatttctcatAAGATTTTGGGTGAGTGGCTTACTTTCACTTTTTAGCTAACTTAAGGGGTTTAATTACTCCAATCTAAACTTAAGGGGCCTAATCTCACAATAAGCCAAAGTAAAAGGATCAAATTACCACTTTTGCCGTTATTATACTGTATGCTGGTTTGTAGATAGAGTATTAGGGGAAGGAATAATAATGCGGGTCATGTTATGAACTTTGTAAAGGTTTATCTATTGTTGGAATGAGGTTTGCAAGTAGATGAGTTTGTATATTAGCTTATGTGACATAAGAACAAACCGACTGACTTAATCCAAATCGTACTAAATATATCTATATATGTCTGTAATTtgtacgaaaaaaaaaaaaaagaatctgtAATAAAATCTGCATAAAATAAACTCCGTATTAAGTTAAAGAGAAATTCAACATCGTAATAAAGTGGTTAAAATGACTGAGACATGTAAAGAAATACATACTAGTGGTCGTGGATCCCGTGAAGGTAGAACTTAAACGAGACGAAAAACAGGTTGTAGATCCGGTGAATGGGGACGAAGTCGGGGAGAAAAGGGGGATAAAGAGATTCTAGATAAAGCTGATTTCCCTCGGTTAAGCCATGAAGCCGCCATTTTCTTGGTTTTTTTAGAGGAGAGAGATGGAAAAGGACGGAGTCTAACGAGTGAGTAAGAGAATGAGTGGATATGTAATTATGGGTGTGTATGTCAATATTTATCTGAAATTCTAAAAATATACTTAAGTAATAGTAGTGAATTACTGAGTTTCAGTATTTAAAGTTTAATATTTTTATGCACGGTATttaaattttaatatttttataaaattatttacgAGGTGGTATATAATATTGATACTttataattgtttacatttgtcatCATTATATTTTACCTGGATAAATAAAAGTTAAAACTGAAAATTAGCTAAGACAATTGATGAGTCACGAGTTTATTTTCtgatgaaaatatttttatagTATAAAATTAATGAGTTTCAGTTTATATTTTTTCTttcaattttaaatttttttttttcaattttcagtTTATATTTATTCATTATAGTTTTATatcaaattttttattttaattaaaataatatagtttagagtttaatgaaaataatataatttggtaaaaaagattaattttaatgaaaatatcatagatgaattaaattgtaattgttagtttccttatttagtgaatggaCATAAGTATAATTAGTTTCCTCTTTTGAGAATATGCTTTTTGATGGGAAAAAGATAGAGTTtgtctattcatttagtaaataggggattttaataaaataagtttttttcgaaacataattaataccaaaaatttattttttcaaaataaaatattctttttttacatttaaaaaaacacaattatgaacttttttttaaaaataaaacataaactATTTGAGCTTTCGTGGTAtgagaaaatgaatttctcatAAGATTTTGGGTGAGTGGCTTACTTTCACTTTTTAGCTAACTTAAGGGGTTTAATTACTCCAATCTAAACTTAAGGGGCCTAATCTCACAATAAGCCAAAGTAAAAGGATCAAATTACCACTTTTGCCGTTATTATACTGTATGCTGGTTTGTAGATAGAGTATTAGGGGAAGGAATAATAATGCGGGTCATGTTATGAACTTTGTAAAGGTTTATCTATTGTTGGAATGAGGTTTGCAAGTAGATGAGTTTGTATATTAGCTTATGTGACATAAGAACAAACCGACTGACTTAATCCAAATCGTACTAAATATATCTATATATGTcgtaatttgtaaaaaaaaaaaaaaagaatcagtAATAAAAATCGCATAAAATAAACTCCGTAGTAAGTTAAAGAGAAATTCAACATCGTAATAAAGTGGTTAAAATGACTGAGACATGTAAAGAAATACATACTAGTGGTCGTGGATCCCGTCAAGGTAGAACTTAAACGAGACGAAACAGTTGTAGATCTGGTGAATGGGGACGAAGCTGGGGAGAAAAGGGGGGATAAAGAGATTCTAGATAAAGCTGATTTCCCTCGGTTAAGCCATGAAGCCGCCATTTTCTTGGTTTTTTGAGAGGAGAGAGATGGAAAAGGACGGAGTCTAACGAGTGAGTAAGAGAATGAGTGGATATGTAATTATGGGTGTGTATGTCAATATTTATCTGAAATTCTAAAAATATACTTAAGTAATAGTAGTGAATTACTGAGTTTCAGTATTTAAAGTTTAATATTTTTATGCACGGTATttaaattttaatatttttataaaattatttacgAGGTGGTATATAATATTGATACTttataattgtttacatttgtcatCATTATATTTTACCTGGATAAATAAAAGTTAAAACCCGAAAATTAGCTAAGACAATTGATGAGTCACGAGTTTATTTTCtgatgaaaatatttttatagCATAAAATTAATGAGTTTCAGTTTATATTTTttctttcaattttcaatttttttttttcaattttcagtTTATATTTATTCATTATAGTTTTATatcaaattttttattttaattaaaataatatagtttagagtttaatgaaaataatataatttggtaaaaaagattaattttaatgaaaatatcatagatgaattaaattgtaattgttagtttccttatttagtgaatggaCATAAGTATAATTAGTTTCCTCTTTTGAGAATATGCTTTTTGATGGGAAAAAGATAGAGTTtgtctattcatttagtaaataggggattttaataaaataagtttttttcgaaacataattaataccaaaaattttattttttcaaaataaaatattctttttttacatttaaaaaaacacaattatgaacttttttttaaaaataaaacataaactATTTGAGCTTTCGTGGTAtgagaaaatgaatttctcatAAGATTTTGGGTGAGTGGCTTACTTTCACTTTTTAGCTAACTTAAGGGGTTTAATTACTCCAATCTAAACTTAAGGGGCCTAATCTCACAATAAGCCAAAGTAAAAGGGTCAAATTACCACTTTTGTCGTTATTATACTGTACGCTGGTTTGTAGATAGAGTATTAGGGGAAGGAATAATAATGCGGGTCATGTTATGAACTTTGTAAAGGTTTATCTATTGTTGGAATGAGGTTTACAAGTAGATGAGTTTGTATATTAGCTTATGTGACATAAGAACAAACCGACTGACTTAATCCAAATCGTACTAAATATATCTATATATGTATGTAATTtgtacgaaaaaaaaaaaagaatctgtAATAAAATCTGCATAAAATAAACTCCGTATTAAGTTAAAGAGAAATTCAACATCGTAATAAAGTGGTTAAAATGACTGAGACATGTAAAGAAATACATACTAGTGGTCGTGGATCTCGTGAAGGTAGAACTTAAACGGGACGAAACAGATTGTAGATCCGGTGAATGGGGACGAAGTCGGGGAGAAAAGGGGGATAAAGAGATTCTAGATAAAGTCGATTTCCCTCGGTTAAGCCATGAAGCCGCCATTTTCTTGGTTTTTTGAGAGGAGAGAGATGGAAAAGGACGGAGTCTAACGAGTGAGTAAGAGAATGAGTGGATATGTAATTATGTGTGTGTATGTCAATATTTATCTGAAATTCTAAAAATATACTTAAGTAATAGTAGTGAATTGCGAGTTGAGTTTCAAAGTATTTAAAGTTTAATATTTTTATGCACGGTATttaaattttaatatttttataaaattatttacgAGGTGGTATATAATATTGATACTttataattgtttacatttgtcatCATTATATTTTACCTGGATAAATAAAAGTTAAAACTGAAAATTAGCTAAGACAATTGATGAGTCACGAGTTTATTTTCtgatgaaaatatttttatagCATAAAATTAATGAGTTTCAGTTTATATTTTttctttcaattttcaattttttttttcaattttcagtTTATATTTATTCATTATAGTTTTATatcaaattttttattttaattaaaataatatagtttagagtttaatgaaaataatataatttggtaaaaaagattaattttaatgaaaatatcatagatgaattaaattgtaattgttagtttccttatttagtgaatggaCATAAGTATAATTAGTTTCCTCTTTTGAGAATATGCTTTTTGATGGGAAAAAGATAGAGTTtgtctattcatttagtaaataggggattttaataaaataagtttttttcgaaacataattaataccaaaaattttattttttcaaaataaaatattctttttttacatttaaaaaaacacaattatgaacttttttttaaaaatagaACATAAACTATTTGAGCTTTCGTGGTAtgagaaaatgaatttctcatAAGATTTGGGGTGAGTGGCTTACTTTCACTTTTTAGCTAACTTAAGGGGTTTAATTACTCCAATCTAAACTTAAGGGGCCTAATCTCACAATAAGCCAAAGTAAAAGGGTCAAATTACCACTTTTGCCGTTATTATACTGTATGCTGGTTTGTAGATAGAGTATTAGGGGAAGGAATAATAATGCGGGTCATGTTATGAACTTTGTAAAGGTTTATCTATTGTTGGAATGAGGTTTGTAAGTAGATGAGTTTGTATATTAGCTTATGTGACATAAGAACAAACCGACTGACTTAATCCAAATCGTACCAACacttgggaatattaagaagatACCAAGTCCCTAGAACCTGACACCAAAGCAATCTCCGAGGGTGCTGCACTAGATCGGATGGAGTTGAAGGAAGCATTGCTGCGTCAGTGAAATGAAGAGAAGCAGTTTCTCTAGTTCAGTAATTAGACTGTCTCTGCATCTAATTAGGTACTCCGTGCTAATTGTTAACCTATCAATGGTCGTTGTTACTCAAGTAGCCTTAGACATGGCTAAAACAATGCCGTAACATGAACTAATGGATAAGATCCCGTGAGAATCCGTAACATGTACTAAGTGACTTCCGAGAAAGGACTCATAATCTACCCTTCATTATAAAATAATTTAGTCGGTGTTTGCCTTCTTAAAACTATGTAAATTGCTCAAACCTGCACGAACAAACTCGTTACTGGAGTTTCTTAAAGATACGTTACACAAGAAAGCTCCTACTCTTCAACAGAAGAACGAGTTTGTTTCGCATAAGGTATGATAGTACTCTAATTCTACATTTCTACGTTCTTGCCGTAAAATTGTTCTTGGTATAAATGATCAtgcaattaaaaataaaaatggacGAATttgtgtttaaaaaaaaaaagatctggCAAGCTCAGATGCGCTGAAGTTATCATCTGTGTATCAGAGAAATGTGGCGGACCACAGTGCCACAGTAAGCCAGAATTCATCACAGCTTGCAAATGCACCAGCCGGGAATCGAACCCGGATCTGAACCGTGGCAGGGTACTATTCTACCACTAGACCACTGGTACTTGTTGAATATATTATCCTTTACTttaatatatactccgtatattattATTTATCTAACTTTTAACAATGCTGTAGCTTAACGAAAAATTCACGTGTCTTCCGGGAGAACTGTCTTCATTACACCTAAAGACAATCCAACAAATGGAATATCATAAAAGTTTAGGTATAAGGAATACGGTCCTCCCGGAGGATACAAGAGTTTTTCGTAACTTAACATATAGGCTTACAAAAATCCATATGATGAGAACACAAAAATAGCCGACAGTAAAGAGTTCAACATCAAAAGTGACTGCATCTCCTGGTATCTTGCACCTTTAGCTCTACCATGAGGTGCATGACCTTGTGTCCAAGGAGACGTAAATAGTTTTCACAATTCATGTTAGACCTTAGCCGACCTCAAATCATTATTCAGGATTAAGGCTTTGGCGTTGACAGAGTTGATGGAATAATGTAGACTTGTAAGTAGCATGGAACAGCAAAGGATAGTTGTACAAGGATTGTTACCTACACAAGCAACAATTGAATCCGCCAAGTACTCCTTCAAATGTATTGCAATGATAATTCCATACAGTTTGAAAAATCTGGGAAGAGAAAAACATTTTGATAGCTGAAACAAAGGTTTCGGTTGGTAGATAAAACCAGTAAGAAGAAACAACAAAAGCTTAAACGAAACCTATATCAACACACTTCCAAAGACCTGCCAACTCTAGTTCAAATATCTATTTTCACCAGCATATTTTGCAACATATGGAACGGTGTTATGTTTGGTCTCACTATACTTATCCTCCCAAGCTTAATTGGTAAACAGTTTGAGGGTGGTACACATGATCTCGATTTGAAACCCATTAGAATTAAAAACACAATTGTGGGCTTTGTGGCTCTCTTCACACCAAAAAAAAAGTGTGCCCTCTATTCCCTTTTCCCACAATTACCATCTTTGTTCCATACTAAATCAAGCATCTCAGACGGATAGGCCACAGTGGCAGTCTGACTCTGACTCGAGTGATGTTAACATATCATCTAAAATACTGAAAATTGCTACTGAGATGCAAACTCGTCACTAAAAGGCATCAACAAAGTAAAACTGCATATCCAAAAACATCCAGAAAAGATAGTAGTCAAATTGCATTATTGGTTCACCAACCTACAATAAGCACAATTGTAAAAGAAAGACTTAACACAAAAGCCTAATCTAACCAAAACCATATAGGTTGATCATAGCATCAGTGACTCGCCCTTTGATGACATTTTCATAATTTCATGTGGAGAATAGACTAAGTGGCttcgaccaaaaaaaaaaaaaaaaaaaaagaaaaaagaaaaaaaaaacgacatcGATCAAGTAAAACTACAACACGCTATTAGATACGAAGTAAAAGACTAGGAGGTCCACTCATACCAGTTTTGTGATTCATCAGTAGTCATTGCAAGAACATGTCCCACCTTCAAAATGATGAAATCTCTTTTGGTCTCTCATGACTATCTTCCTACCAACAAGCTTTGACAATATTTTAAACACATTGTGGCAATCACCACAGACACGAAGATTTTTCATTATGGTCATTTGTGCACGTGGACTCAGTAAGAAGGGCATAGGCAGAAGCAAGTCTCTCACTATGTGCAATAATagcttcttctttttcttcttgggTGATATCATGAAGAACAAATCTAGTCTCTGGTACATAACCAGCTTCTTTCAAAGATTCCTTAAACCCCCTCAAAAGTGCATAAATCTTCTCCTGTTCTGGATGTGATCTGTCCCCTGCTCTGTATTCATGTTGTTTATGCTCTGAAAGGCTTgccttcttcactttcctcttgACAATTGAATCTTTAATGGATAAACGTCCAGTTTTTGATTCTATTGTCAAGCGGGAAGGATCAAGCTCCTCTACAATTTGAGCACATCGTTCGCCGAGCTCTACATTCCCCTGGATCCTTGATATGTTCATTAGACTCTCCCATACATCTACGTTTGGCTCCACCGGCATTTTCTCAATGAACTCCAAAGCTCCGTCCAAATCACATGCACTGCCAAACATATGGACAATGCTAGCATAGTGTTCCATGGTCGGAGTGATGCCATAAACCTTGGTCATTGAGACAAATGCAACATGCCTTCACCGACATCACCGACAACCCCGCATGCATCAAATAAACCAAGGAACATTTGACCATCTGGTTTCAATTGAGCCTTTTTAAATTCAGTGAACATATCAATGGCCTCCTCTCCAAGTCCATTTTTTGCATACCAACTTATCATGCTATCCCAGGATGTCAAATTACGTTCGGGCATATTGTTGAATGTATCATATGCATCATCCATCGAACCACATTTCCCGTACATGTTAAGTATCCTATTAAAAATACTTGTGCTAACAGGAGAGACATAATTGATAATATGTTCATGGACAGCTTTTCCTTCTACTAAAGCTTTTGCCTCCCCACAGGCTTCTATAAGTGTAAAGTATAGGGCCAAATCTATGCCGACTCCCCTCAAGCTCAAATCTTTCATGCATGTCACAGCATTTACAAGATCCCATTCCTTGCAAAAACTATCTAACTCCTTTAGTGGGTCATCCACATCTTCAACATTTTGACCTGAATTTCTGCCATTGGCGTCAGTCAACTGTTGTTGATAAGCTCCCATCTGATCTAATGGGTGACATGCATTCAAACTTGGCTGAACACGTGTATGTTCTTGCCAATAACCATGACTTTCATGCCCAACTGCATTTACCATTAATGGGTTAGTAGGATACTGTTGACAAGTAACTTGCTGAGACCCCATAGCATTTCTACTGCCCGAGTAAGCGGGGTTTTGTTAAATTGCTTTCTCCGCATAATTATCATGTCTGAGATATTCGCTATTTGTTCCTTCATTTACAAAATTAGGATTTTCCATGCTAGACCATTGCTGTATGTGATTCACATTCTTCCTGTATTCTGCCCCACTTCTGCCATTAGAATGAACATCACCGAAACTCGTAGGAACTCTATTTAAAGCATGAAAACCATTTGAGTAATGCCTTGAACCCAAATAATGTCCAGCATGTACAAATTTGGGCATCAAGGTAACATCTACCCCAGTTCCTCCTTGACAAAGTGAAATCACATTCTGCTGACTAATATGCCGATGGGAGTATCGATAACGCAACAGTCTGGCCAAAAACAAGGGAGATTGATACTGTTTCATTCAGATCTCTACTACAAATGTTCCGCGGGCCTACCTGATAAAATGAAACAGAATTTAGGGATTAGTCAACACACCATAAAAATTAATGACCATTCACATTGGCTTTAGGAGAACATTTCGCACAAGTATCTCAATTTTTTACTCCCTCCGACTCATCATCGTTTCCCTTCTTCATTTTTCGAATTAATGACCACTTTCATATTTCTTTTATGTGACTATTTCGTACCGCTATCTCAAATTTTAAATCCCTCCACCCCAATTATTTCTTTACTATTTTATTCTTTGCGatgggtattttaatcaaagctaaacaaatgattgagacggataAATATTCTATAGAAACACTTGTATGTACATAAATTTTTAAAATCAAGCATATAGATCAAAATTTAGAGCATAAAATCACAAAACCCATAGCACAGTAAACACAATAATACAATACCCCTAAActcaaaacacaaattctcatatgagacggtctctcactaacgTCAACAAAAGACCTCCCACATAATATGTCACA from Silene latifolia isolate original U9 population chromosome 3, ASM4854445v1, whole genome shotgun sequence harbors:
- the LOC141648128 gene encoding LOW QUALITY PROTEIN: pentatricopeptide repeat-containing protein At4g32450, mitochondrial-like (The sequence of the model RefSeq protein was modified relative to this genomic sequence to represent the inferred CDS: inserted 3 bases in 2 codons), which encodes MGSQQVTCQQYPTNPLMVNAVGHESHGYWQEHTRVQPSLNACHPLDQMGAYQQQLTDANGRNSGQNVEDVDDPLKELDSFCKEWDLVNAVTCMKDLSLRGVGIDLALYFTLIEACGEAKALVEGKAVHEHIINYVSPVSTSIFNRILNMYGKCGSMDDAYDTFNNMPERNLTSWDSMISWYAKNGLGEEAIDMFTEFKKAQLKPDGQMFLGLFDACGVVGDVGEGMLHLXSMTKVYGITPTMEHYASIVHMFGSACDLDGALEFIEKMPVEPNVDVWESLMNISRIQGNVELGERCAQIVEELDPSRLTIESKTGRLSIKDSIVKRKVKKASLSEHKQHEYRAGDRSHPEQEKIYALLRGFKESLKEAGYVPETRFVLHDITQEEKEEAIIAHSERLASAYALLTXSPRAQMTIMKNLRVCGDCHNVFKILSKLVGRKIVMRDQKRFHHFEGGTCSCNDY